From a single Nostoc edaphicum CCNP1411 genomic region:
- a CDS encoding NAD-dependent epimerase/dehydratase family protein, with the protein MNIENKTLLITEINGFIGLRFAELAIAKGMKVRGLQSFPDKAKAKKAQKLDIEVIAGSVTNSAIVKIACQGVDVVAHTAELAKEGGSLDYFREVNVGGTVNTAKAAKNAGVKTFVHLSSGMVYGFNYCDRITESGPLSGDNNPYCQTKIEAEEAILPLNSPPDFGIIIIRAGDVYGPGSIPWIVRPILMMRQKEFVYVNDGRGVINHVYIDNLIDAIFLAIEKETYGEIFNITDGQETSWKEYFTHLVEMAGTPTPISLQKDELKLLIKLRSQGQKLFGKKADILPESIDFITRPYAYSIAKAESLLDYKPKIDLQEGMQRIQEWLQKADI; encoded by the coding sequence GTGAATATCGAAAACAAAACTCTTCTCATCACAGAAATTAATGGGTTTATCGGCTTGCGCTTTGCTGAGTTAGCCATAGCAAAGGGAATGAAAGTCCGTGGGCTGCAAAGTTTCCCAGATAAAGCTAAAGCAAAAAAAGCGCAAAAGCTGGACATTGAGGTGATTGCTGGTAGTGTTACTAACTCAGCTATTGTCAAAATTGCTTGTCAGGGAGTAGATGTAGTTGCACATACGGCTGAACTAGCGAAAGAAGGTGGATCACTTGACTATTTTCGCGAGGTAAATGTTGGCGGCACTGTCAATACAGCTAAAGCTGCTAAGAATGCTGGTGTTAAAACCTTTGTGCATCTTTCAAGTGGGATGGTCTACGGCTTCAATTATTGCGATCGCATTACAGAATCTGGGCCATTGTCTGGAGATAATAATCCCTACTGTCAAACGAAAATAGAAGCCGAAGAAGCAATATTACCACTAAATTCCCCACCAGATTTTGGCATCATTATCATTAGAGCAGGTGATGTTTATGGGCCAGGAAGTATTCCTTGGATAGTCCGACCCATTTTGATGATGCGTCAAAAAGAATTTGTCTATGTCAATGATGGAAGGGGAGTCATCAATCACGTATACATAGACAACTTGATTGATGCTATCTTTTTGGCGATCGAAAAAGAAACCTACGGTGAAATATTTAATATCACTGATGGACAAGAAACATCTTGGAAAGAATATTTTACCCATTTGGTAGAAATGGCAGGTACGCCTACACCCATATCTCTGCAAAAAGATGAACTCAAACTTCTGATAAAACTACGTTCCCAAGGACAGAAACTATTTGGCAAAAAAGCCGATATTTTGCCGGAATCTATAGATTTTATCACTCGTCCCTATGCTTATTCAATTGCTAAAGCAGAAAGTCTTTTGGATTATAAACCCAAAATTGATTTGCAAGAGGGGATGCAGCGCATACAAGAATGGCTACAAAAAGCAGACATCTAA
- a CDS encoding M20 family metallopeptidase — translation MVSTFPNPSSVDLSRIRLAIRSLQPQLVEWRRRLHQQPELGFQEKLTAEFVSQKLQEWGIEHQTGIAHTGIVATIKGNKLSTPHSPLPTPHSPLSTQHSALSTHHSPLSTDKVLAIRADMDALPIQELNEVPYKSQHNGVMHACGHDGHTAIALGTAYYLQQHRQDFSGTVKIIFQPAEESPGGAKPMIEAGVLKNPDVDAIIGLHLWNNLPLGTVGVRAGALMAAVECFNCTILGKGGHGALPHQTVDSVVVAAQIVNALQTIVARNVNPIDSAVVTVGELHAGTKRNVIADTARMSATVRYFNPSLKGFFNQRVEQIIAGICQSYGASYDLDYWSLYPPVINDIKMAELVRSIAEEVVETSMGIVPECQTMAAEDMSFFLQEVPGCYFFLGSANPAKDLAYPHHHPRFDFDETALAMGVEIFVRCVEKYFLST, via the coding sequence ATGGTTTCCACCTTTCCCAATCCCTCTTCTGTTGATCTATCTCGCATCCGACTGGCGATCCGTTCATTGCAACCGCAATTAGTAGAGTGGCGGCGGCGATTGCATCAACAACCAGAGTTGGGTTTTCAAGAAAAACTGACAGCTGAGTTTGTATCACAAAAGCTGCAAGAATGGGGAATTGAGCATCAAACTGGCATTGCCCACACTGGGATTGTTGCGACCATCAAAGGCAATAAACTCAGCACTCCCCACTCCCCACTCCCCACTCCCCACTCCCCACTCAGCACTCAGCACTCAGCACTCAGCACTCATCACTCCCCACTCAGCACTGACAAAGTTTTAGCGATTCGGGCAGATATGGATGCATTGCCAATCCAAGAACTCAACGAAGTGCCCTACAAATCGCAGCATAATGGAGTGATGCACGCTTGTGGACATGATGGACATACTGCGATCGCATTAGGTACAGCTTATTATCTCCAGCAGCATCGCCAAGATTTCTCTGGTACGGTGAAAATTATCTTTCAGCCAGCGGAAGAATCACCAGGAGGCGCAAAGCCGATGATTGAAGCTGGAGTCCTGAAAAATCCTGATGTTGACGCGATTATTGGTTTGCACTTATGGAATAATTTGCCTTTAGGAACAGTGGGTGTGCGGGCTGGGGCATTGATGGCAGCTGTAGAGTGCTTTAACTGCACAATTTTGGGCAAAGGTGGACACGGCGCACTACCCCATCAAACTGTTGACTCAGTAGTTGTTGCTGCTCAAATCGTCAATGCCTTGCAAACCATTGTCGCTCGGAATGTTAATCCCATTGATTCAGCAGTGGTGACAGTAGGCGAACTTCATGCGGGAACCAAGCGTAATGTGATTGCTGATACAGCGAGAATGAGTGCAACTGTTAGGTATTTTAATCCCAGTTTGAAAGGCTTTTTTAACCAGCGTGTCGAGCAGATTATTGCTGGAATTTGTCAGAGTTATGGTGCGAGTTATGATTTAGACTACTGGTCGCTTTATCCACCAGTAATTAATGATATTAAAATGGCAGAACTGGTACGAAGTATAGCAGAAGAAGTGGTAGAAACTTCTATGGGTATTGTGCCAGAATGCCAAACTATGGCTGCTGAAGATATGTCATTTTTCTTGCAAGAGGTTCCTGGGTGCTATTTCTTTCTGGGTTCTGCTAACCCCGCAAAAGACTTAGCATATCCCCATCATCATCCCCGGTTTGATTTTGACGAAACTGCCTTAGCAATGGGTGTAGAAATATTTGTTAGATGCGTGGAAAAGTACTTTCTTTCAACTTAA
- the bioD gene encoding dethiobiotin synthase, whose translation MLSTLLITGTDTEAGKTVLTTALAAYWQKYYPQHSWGIMKPIQSGIGDREWYQKLFALEQSAEEITPLYFQAPLAPPIAAAKENRRVDLALVWQALSKLRSHRDFVIVEALGGLGSPITEELTVADLAGEWRLPTVLVVPVRLGAIAQAVANVALARQSRVNLKGIVLNCVQPRTDAEIADWTPPQLIQSLTNTPVLGCLPYLDNLTDLDKLAQIASDLDWETLTL comes from the coding sequence ATGTTAAGCACGCTACTGATTACTGGAACTGATACAGAAGCTGGTAAAACTGTTTTAACAACAGCGCTAGCAGCATATTGGCAAAAATATTACCCGCAGCATAGCTGGGGAATTATGAAACCGATTCAATCGGGAATTGGCGATCGCGAGTGGTATCAAAAGCTGTTTGCGCTAGAACAATCTGCTGAAGAAATTACACCTTTGTACTTTCAAGCACCTCTGGCTCCTCCCATCGCCGCAGCAAAGGAAAATCGCCGAGTAGATTTAGCTCTTGTGTGGCAAGCTTTGTCTAAGTTGCGATCGCATCGTGATTTTGTGATTGTAGAAGCTTTGGGAGGATTAGGTTCGCCAATAACCGAGGAATTAACGGTAGCTGATTTAGCAGGAGAATGGCGATTACCAACAGTATTGGTAGTGCCAGTGAGATTAGGAGCGATCGCTCAAGCAGTGGCAAATGTTGCATTAGCGAGACAATCGCGCGTCAATCTCAAAGGCATTGTGCTGAACTGCGTACAACCCCGAACGGATGCAGAAATAGCCGACTGGACACCACCCCAATTGATCCAATCACTCACGAACACACCAGTTTTAGGCTGCTTACCTTATCTAGATAATCTGACTGACTTAGATAAACTTGCTCAAATAGCATCAGATTTAGATTGGGAAACACTGACACTTTAA
- a CDS encoding SDR family NAD(P)-dependent oxidoreductase, with the protein MTNLTGKTVLLTGASRGLGVYIAHALAREHATVVCVSRFKSGLDTTCAQIKALGGKGISIPFDIKNVTELSTLKQQINKAVGSVDIVINNAGIEIYRDFVDYSLEDLQSILTINLLAATELTRLFLPSMLERRSGHIVNIASLAGKKGVPYNSIYSASKAGLIMWTDAMRQELAATDTNISVICPGYISETGMTVNSRVPAPWLLSISTPTDVANAVVRAIKQNKAEIIVNKNLLTENMAKLMFATGQFFPEFVDAVYHCLDVVRLNRRRANATTFATDQSNAPTSQKQLSPLNNLLISR; encoded by the coding sequence ATGACAAATTTAACAGGTAAAACAGTACTTTTGACAGGTGCATCACGCGGTTTAGGAGTATACATTGCCCACGCTCTAGCTAGAGAACATGCAACTGTGGTTTGCGTTTCTCGTTTTAAGTCCGGACTAGATACAACATGCGCTCAAATCAAAGCTTTAGGTGGAAAAGGGATAAGTATTCCCTTTGATATTAAAAACGTGACAGAATTATCAACTCTCAAACAGCAGATTAATAAAGCTGTTGGTTCGGTTGATATTGTAATTAATAATGCTGGGATAGAAATTTACCGAGATTTCGTTGATTATTCTCTAGAGGATCTCCAGTCAATATTAACAATTAATCTACTGGCTGCTACCGAATTAACCCGTTTGTTTCTGCCAAGCATGTTGGAGCGTCGTAGTGGTCACATTGTTAATATTGCTTCTCTAGCTGGTAAAAAGGGAGTCCCTTACAACAGCATTTATTCTGCGAGTAAAGCTGGTTTGATTATGTGGACTGATGCTATGCGACAAGAATTAGCTGCTACTGATACAAATATCTCGGTGATCTGTCCAGGATATATCTCTGAAACTGGCATGACTGTTAATAGCCGCGTGCCCGCTCCTTGGTTACTCAGTATATCTACACCAACAGATGTAGCAAATGCAGTAGTTAGAGCTATTAAACAAAACAAGGCAGAAATAATTGTTAATAAAAATCTGTTAACAGAAAACATGGCGAAACTAATGTTTGCTACTGGGCAATTTTTTCCAGAATTTGTAGATGCAGTTTATCATTGCTTGGATGTAGTTAGGCTGAACCGAAGGCGTGCAAATGCGACAACTTTTGCCACAGATCAGAGCAATGCGCCAACGTCACAAAAACAGTTAAGTCCTCTTAATAATTTGCTTATAAGTAGATAA
- a CDS encoding cyclic peptide export ABC transporter, with amino-acid sequence MNLIHLLLRTSSLHLSLAMLAGIFSGGTAAGLIALINMTLSQNHPSKTILIWSFVSLCLIRLIASFTSQFLLIQLSQKAILNLRILLTRRILASPLRHLEQIGAHGLLAVLTEDIQTISNTIITVPFVCINIAIVIACLIYLGWLSKIVFLIGISFMFLGIFSYSLPMKKAMFFLKLAREQEDRLFKHFRTVTQGTKELKLNHSRRQAFLSEDFHTTALSSRHHNVVGMSIFAAAASWGQILFFVAIGLLLFIIPTINKIHATTLSAYALTIIYLISPLEYIMSMMPSITRALVALKKVDSLGLSLANYSNDSGYNILLASDKSWSCLELVSVTHTYYQEREESNFILGPINLKFHPGELIFIVGGNGSGKSTLAKLITGLYIPETGNVYLDDNLIDNHNLEWYRQQFSVVFSDFYLFDRFLGLDSNDLDIQTQKYLVQLQLDHKVKVNNGVLSTTDLSQGQRKRLALVTAYLEDRPIYMFDEWASDQDPVFKEIFYTQLLAELKNRGKTVLVISHDDQYFYLADRIVKLEYGQVKTEHLNIGKE; translated from the coding sequence ATGAACCTGATCCACCTTCTATTACGTACTTCTTCTCTCCACCTTAGTCTTGCAATGTTAGCTGGTATTTTCAGTGGCGGTACTGCTGCTGGCTTAATTGCTCTAATTAATATGACATTGAGCCAAAACCACCCATCAAAAACTATATTGATTTGGAGTTTTGTTAGTCTTTGTCTAATACGACTAATTGCTAGTTTTACTTCTCAATTTCTATTAATCCAACTTTCACAAAAAGCAATTCTCAATTTGCGGATACTTTTAACCCGCCGTATTCTTGCCTCACCCTTACGTCATTTAGAACAAATCGGTGCTCATGGTCTTTTAGCCGTCCTCACTGAAGATATTCAAACAATCTCTAACACAATTATTACTGTTCCTTTTGTATGTATTAACATTGCCATTGTGATTGCTTGTCTAATTTATCTGGGCTGGTTATCTAAAATTGTCTTCCTTATAGGTATTAGCTTTATGTTTTTGGGAATATTTAGCTATTCGCTACCAATGAAGAAAGCTATGTTTTTTCTAAAATTGGCTCGTGAACAGGAAGATAGATTGTTTAAGCATTTCCGTACTGTAACTCAAGGCACAAAAGAACTTAAGCTAAATCATAGTCGACGCCAAGCATTTCTCTCTGAAGATTTTCATACCACTGCCTTATCATCCCGTCATCATAATGTTGTGGGTATGAGTATCTTTGCTGCTGCTGCTAGTTGGGGACAAATACTATTTTTTGTGGCTATCGGGTTACTTTTATTCATCATTCCTACTATCAATAAAATTCATGCGACAACTTTATCTGCATATGCCCTAACTATTATTTATTTAATATCACCTCTAGAGTACATTATGAGTATGATGCCTAGTATAACTAGAGCTTTAGTTGCTTTAAAAAAAGTAGATTCTTTAGGACTTTCATTAGCCAATTACTCAAACGATAGTGGTTACAATATTTTACTGGCATCAGATAAATCTTGGAGCTGCTTAGAGCTAGTAAGTGTAACTCATACTTATTATCAAGAGCGAGAAGAAAGCAACTTTATCCTTGGGCCTATTAACTTGAAATTTCATCCAGGAGAACTTATTTTTATTGTAGGAGGTAATGGTAGTGGTAAGTCTACCCTCGCTAAATTAATTACTGGTCTTTACATTCCTGAAACAGGAAATGTTTATCTAGATGACAATCTCATCGATAATCATAATTTAGAGTGGTATCGCCAGCAATTTTCTGTAGTATTTTCCGATTTTTATCTTTTTGATCGCTTCCTGGGTTTGGATAGTAACGATCTAGATATTCAGACTCAAAAGTACCTTGTTCAACTGCAACTAGACCATAAAGTTAAGGTCAATAATGGAGTACTTTCTACCACCGACCTTTCTCAAGGACAGCGCAAGCGCCTTGCTCTAGTTACTGCTTATTTAGAAGACCGTCCTATCTATATGTTTGATGAGTGGGCCTCAGATCAAGATCCTGTATTTAAGGAAATTTTCTACACTCAACTTCTGGCAGAGCTAAAGAATAGAGGTAAAACTGTACTGGTTATCAGTCATGACGACCAATATTTTTACCTAGCAGATCGGATTGTCAAGCTGGAATACGGACAAGTAAAAACTGAACATTTAAACATTGGAAAGGAGTAA
- a CDS encoding class I SAM-dependent methyltransferase, whose product MARIDNHQSDFEIKRPNLIERQDYKPAWPQEEFMVPLLRRYIEEILFTYCQPVTSNSRVLDVGCGRQPFRINLEKLGYIYSSLDAQQNPESSVNIVCEIDKILPPQVIDLGCFDFIFCTEVLEHVADWDMAFSNFTKLLASGGKLLITCPHFYQLHEEPYDFWRPTPYALKYFGNRFRLKILHQVQAGDAWDVLGTLIANCHPTPLSKSFSNCFLNIIVLMFGHILFKIIASRRLQANVKLNSPLYMSNIILFEKQ is encoded by the coding sequence ATGGCACGAATAGATAATCATCAGTCTGATTTTGAAATTAAAAGGCCTAATCTTATTGAGAGGCAAGACTATAAACCAGCATGGCCACAAGAGGAATTTATGGTTCCTTTATTACGAAGGTATATAGAAGAAATATTGTTCACGTATTGTCAACCTGTTACTTCTAATTCTCGTGTTTTAGATGTAGGATGTGGTCGTCAACCTTTTCGTATAAATTTAGAAAAATTAGGATACATTTATAGTAGTCTTGATGCTCAACAAAATCCAGAAAGCTCAGTTAATATAGTGTGTGAAATTGATAAAATACTGCCACCTCAAGTGATAGATTTGGGTTGCTTTGATTTTATTTTTTGTACTGAAGTATTAGAACATGTAGCTGATTGGGATATGGCTTTTAGTAACTTTACAAAACTTTTAGCTTCAGGAGGAAAATTATTGATCACCTGTCCTCATTTTTATCAATTACATGAAGAACCTTATGACTTTTGGAGACCAACTCCTTATGCTTTGAAATATTTTGGAAATCGCTTTCGTTTAAAGATTCTGCATCAAGTACAAGCAGGAGACGCATGGGATGTACTTGGTACTTTGATAGCAAATTGTCATCCTACGCCATTAAGTAAAAGTTTTAGTAATTGTTTTCTAAATATAATAGTTCTCATGTTTGGTCATATTTTGTTTAAAATTATTGCAAGTCGCCGACTGCAAGCTAATGTTAAGCTTAACAGTCCTCTTTATATGAGTAATATTATTCTTTTTGAAAAACAATGA
- a CDS encoding glycosyltransferase, with product MKIAIISTMEGSPWGGSEYLWASIAEKALNEGHEVFISICDWSISHTTVKKLKDLGACLLPRPRFFKPLYFLKTVINCVAKPSTQQLLSLLLNYPTVFTCKPDVICISQGGSYDVAHILGLRQLLHYSGIPYSIICHFNSDSSLLSQVKRKSIYQFFKNAKFVAFVSEQNYKLAEHHLACSLSNTIVVKNPVNLLDHSLVPFPQSSTPSFACVARLETFYKGQDILFKSLSSEIWRERDWQCCLYGSGLDEEYLKLLSRHYGIENRIQFMGHINDVRSIWAENHILVLPSRAEGTPLSLVEAMLCGRPAVVTDVGGNADWIEENNTGFIAEAPTAKHLNIALEKAWLDRDNWQQMGLKAHNYAKNNIDERPGKTLLNLILNSVKS from the coding sequence ATGAAAATAGCAATTATCTCCACTATGGAAGGTTCTCCTTGGGGAGGAAGTGAGTATTTATGGGCTTCTATAGCAGAAAAAGCTTTAAATGAAGGACACGAAGTATTCATCTCAATTTGTGATTGGTCTATTAGTCATACTACCGTAAAAAAATTAAAAGATTTAGGTGCTTGCCTACTGCCGAGACCGAGATTTTTTAAACCACTTTACTTTCTTAAAACAGTAATTAACTGTGTTGCCAAACCCTCAACACAGCAGTTGTTATCGCTGCTATTAAATTACCCAACTGTCTTTACCTGCAAACCTGATGTTATTTGTATTAGTCAAGGCGGTAGCTATGATGTTGCCCATATTCTTGGTCTACGTCAATTACTTCATTATAGTGGCATTCCATACAGTATCATCTGTCATTTTAATTCTGATAGTTCTTTATTAAGTCAGGTCAAAAGAAAATCAATTTATCAATTTTTTAAAAATGCCAAATTTGTTGCTTTTGTATCTGAACAGAATTATAAACTAGCTGAACATCATCTTGCTTGTTCTCTTTCTAATACTATTGTTGTTAAAAATCCTGTTAATTTACTTGACCATAGTTTAGTTCCTTTTCCTCAATCTTCTACTCCATCGTTTGCTTGTGTGGCTCGTCTGGAAACTTTTTACAAAGGACAAGATATTCTTTTTAAAAGTTTAAGCTCTGAAATATGGCGCGAACGAGATTGGCAATGTTGTTTGTATGGTAGTGGACTAGATGAAGAGTATTTGAAGTTACTTTCTCGACATTACGGAATTGAAAATCGTATTCAATTTATGGGGCATATCAATGATGTACGCTCAATTTGGGCAGAAAATCATATTCTTGTACTTCCTTCTAGAGCAGAAGGAACTCCCTTATCTCTTGTAGAAGCAATGCTATGTGGCCGTCCAGCAGTTGTTACTGATGTTGGCGGCAATGCAGATTGGATAGAAGAAAATAATACAGGTTTTATTGCTGAAGCCCCTACAGCTAAACATTTGAACATTGCTTTAGAAAAAGCTTGGTTAGATAGAGATAACTGGCAGCAAATGGGTTTAAAAGCCCATAATTATGCAAAAAACAATATTGATGAAAGACCAGGGAAAACACTATTAAATTTAATACTTAATTCTGTTAAATCCTGA
- a CDS encoding glycosyltransferase, whose protein sequence is MTQPLFSVIICSHNPRHNYIVRVIDALKSQTLSKELWELLLVDNSSEKFLSEEIDLSWHPKSYCIREEQLGLTPARLRGIKEAVAENLVFVDDDNVLDLNYLEVALGISKDYPFIGAWGGQIRPEFEVQPPKWTKPYWEMLAIREFNQDKWSNLVNQYKITPCGAGLCIRKFVAEKYSKLVLNNPQRATMDRKGKILTSCGDSDLAFTACDMGLYMGQFTALKMTHLIPAFRLQLDYLERLVEGIGYSVTILNSIRGKLPTKTSWQRKLFQNSVRWWLTPNKQRLHDAYIRGLDMALKELTSESSSTNISENRK, encoded by the coding sequence ATGACTCAACCACTGTTCAGCGTTATTATATGTTCACACAATCCTCGACATAATTATATTGTCCGAGTCATAGATGCACTAAAGTCTCAAACTTTGTCAAAAGAGCTATGGGAACTTTTACTGGTTGATAATAGTAGTGAAAAATTTCTATCTGAAGAAATTGACCTTAGTTGGCATCCTAAATCTTACTGCATTAGAGAAGAACAACTAGGTTTAACTCCTGCTCGATTGCGAGGAATTAAAGAAGCAGTAGCAGAAAATTTAGTTTTTGTTGATGATGATAACGTTTTAGATTTAAATTACCTTGAGGTAGCCTTAGGAATTAGTAAAGATTACCCATTCATAGGTGCTTGGGGTGGCCAAATTAGACCTGAATTTGAAGTCCAACCTCCAAAATGGACAAAACCATATTGGGAAATGCTAGCAATTCGAGAGTTCAATCAAGATAAATGGTCAAACTTGGTAAATCAGTATAAAATAACACCTTGTGGCGCTGGGCTTTGCATTCGTAAATTTGTAGCTGAAAAATACAGCAAGTTAGTTCTTAACAATCCTCAACGAGCAACTATGGATCGCAAAGGTAAAATACTTACCTCTTGTGGAGACTCAGACTTAGCATTTACAGCCTGTGATATGGGTTTATACATGGGTCAATTTACAGCACTCAAAATGACTCACTTGATTCCAGCTTTCCGTCTTCAACTAGATTATCTTGAAAGATTAGTAGAGGGAATAGGCTACTCAGTCACGATTCTAAATTCTATTCGAGGCAAACTACCTACAAAAACATCTTGGCAAAGAAAACTTTTTCAAAATAGTGTTCGTTGGTGGTTAACTCCTAATAAGCAGCGTCTTCACGACGCTTACATAAGAGGTTTAGATATGGCATTGAAGGAACTAACTTCTGAATCATCTTCAACAAATATCTCCGAGAATCGCAAGTAA
- a CDS encoding class I SAM-dependent methyltransferase, with protein MRIKSPVTNSDNIVLEEELDIELVINKYKDDYQIDINNYFKNVSSLRIYKCLDTEYRFYFPFDIVGHSDLYKKLQNQSWYYTLRWEHKIAEKFFQSNSSVLEIGCGKGDFLKKLQQKNKNIFCTGLEFNENAANLAKIQGINVLKQDICEHARDHIESYDVVCYFQVLEHIPQVQAFIQASIETLKTGGQLIIGVPNNNPFLYGYDKYHTLNLPPHHMGLWNLKSMKNLQKVFSLRLDKIFIEPLNQHEYNYYFQVISENLNQESNLLNKAANFLFLSLKTSKTSQIKWLLQSLVCQFIQGRNILAVYTKI; from the coding sequence ATGCGAATTAAAAGCCCAGTTACAAATAGTGATAATATAGTTCTTGAAGAAGAGTTAGATATTGAATTAGTAATTAATAAATATAAAGATGATTACCAGATAGACATAAATAACTATTTTAAAAATGTCTCTTCTTTAAGAATATACAAATGTCTAGATACAGAATACAGATTTTATTTTCCTTTTGATATTGTTGGTCATAGCGATTTATATAAAAAGCTACAAAATCAATCATGGTATTATACTTTACGGTGGGAACATAAAATTGCTGAAAAATTTTTCCAGTCAAATAGTTCAGTTTTAGAAATAGGCTGTGGTAAAGGGGATTTTCTTAAAAAACTGCAACAAAAAAATAAAAATATATTTTGTACTGGATTAGAATTTAATGAGAATGCAGCTAATTTAGCTAAAATTCAAGGTATTAATGTACTCAAACAAGATATTTGCGAACATGCTCGTGATCATATTGAAAGCTATGATGTTGTTTGCTATTTTCAAGTTTTAGAACATATTCCTCAAGTTCAAGCTTTTATACAAGCCTCTATTGAAACTCTCAAAACTGGCGGACAATTAATTATTGGGGTTCCTAATAATAATCCATTTTTATATGGGTACGATAAATATCACACTTTAAATCTACCACCTCACCATATGGGGTTATGGAATTTGAAATCAATGAAAAATTTACAAAAAGTTTTTAGTCTTCGTCTAGATAAAATTTTTATTGAGCCGCTTAATCAGCATGAATATAATTACTATTTTCAAGTAATAAGTGAAAATTTAAACCAAGAGTCAAATTTATTAAATAAAGCGGCCAATTTTTTGTTTTTATCTCTCAAAACTTCCAAAACTTCTCAAATAAAATGGCTTTTACAAAGTCTGGTTTGTCAATTTATTCAAGGTCGTAATATTTTAGCAGTTTACACAAAAATTTAG